A window of the Henckelia pumila isolate YLH828 chromosome 3, ASM3356847v2, whole genome shotgun sequence genome harbors these coding sequences:
- the LOC140889570 gene encoding uncharacterized protein codes for MATRHGCDLQPPPPPPPPPPPPPPPPSAPPPAADVGTQLGDPDQVRCVVFHLQDDAALWWEGVEKTNTEFRSLRQGDLSVAEFVAEFVVKFERGCHFVTFIGDDEAEKLQHFIVGLRPTIRRDVLMAEPADYALVLKRALRSEQALRDISAEAQSKRPLPSHGSQQQHGKRPFTRPQRQQGPFRPQGHLAHRPQGHHVQRPQGAGVFHRCKKPGHVISDCPWHETPTQGRVYVMQAEEADPDTTLITCRILVAGVTTRAFLDSGATHCFISETFARKRGIECEEMFSCFAVTIPSGEELSMRNIVKNLELLLQGKSVSADLIVLPMPEFDLILEMDWMMKNAVVIDFQQRSVLVRPEGEEPFWFEATRGSRRTQIISFMQAKKLVHDGCEAFLASVSLTELPVRPDVSDVDFVRDFEDVFPGDVAGISPDREFEFTIDLVPEVDPSKVQAVKEWSVPRNASVIRSFLGLAGYYRKFIKGFPSIVVPLTALTKKNAKFVWSPNFQESFDVLKEALTSAPVLAMPSGQGDFVVYTDASKLGLGAVLMQRDRVIAYAYRQLKEHEKNYPTHDLELAAVIFALKIWRHYLYGEKCKIFTDYKSLKVAQAVDEQLSKWRQRAYERDSGLYSVFDGIVRFRGRLWVPAVRSSNAIWIIVDRLTKSAHFLPVRTNFSMTQYAELYIREIVRLHGIPVSIVSNRDSQFTSSLWKSLHSALGMKLLFSTAFHPQTDGQSERVIQILEDLLRACVLDFHDSWESSLPLVEFAYNNSYQANIGMAPYEALYGIPCRSPILWTKIGERSELGPEIVQQTAKVVAKIRDRMGTAQSRQKSNADHRRRDLEFSVGDNVFV; via the exons ATGGCCACTCGTCATGGATGTGATCTGCAGCCGCCACCTCCTCCACCACCACCTCCTCCACCGCCACCACCTCCTCCTTCGGCACCTCCACCAGCTGCGGATGTTGGGACGCAG TTGGGAGATCCGGATCAAGTTCGCTGTGTTGTCTTCCACCTTcaggatgatgccgccctctggtgggagggagtTGAGAAGACA AATACGGAGTTTCGGAGCCTGCGACAGGGAGATCTATCAGTGGCTGAGTTTGTGGCTGAGTTTGTGGTGAAATTTGAGCGAGGTTGCCACTTTGTGACTTTTATTGGGGACGATGAGGCGGAGAAGCTCCAACACTTCATTGTTGGGCTACGACCCACTATCCGACGAGATGTACTCATGGCGGAGCCAGCTGACTATGCTTTGGTGCTCAAAAGAGCTTTGAGGTCTGAGCAGGCTTTAAGGGACATCAGCGCTGAGGCGCAGAGTAAGAGGCCGCTTCCATCTCATGGTTCACAACAGCAGCATGGGAAGAGGCCATTCACTAGGCCGCAGCGTCAGCAGGGACCCTTTAGACCTCAGGGGCATCTGGCCCATAGACCCCAGGGACATCATGTTCAGCGACCCCAGG GTGCTGGAGTGTTTCATCGGTGCAAGAAGCCGGGGCACGTGATCTCAGATTGTCCATGGCATGAGACGCCGACTCAGGGGAGAGTctatgtgatgcaggccgaggaggccgATCCTGATACCACGCTCATCACAT GTAGAATATTAGTAGCCGGAGTAACCACTAGAGCTTTTCTAGATTCGGGGGCTACTCATTGTTTTATTTCGGAGACCTTTGCCCGTAAGCGGGGTATTGAGTGCGAAGAGATGTTTAGTTGTTTCGCAGTGACTATCCCATCAGGGGAAGAGCTGTCCATGAGGAATATAGTGAAGAATCTTGAGCTTCTATTGCAAGGGAAATCAGTGAGTGCAGATCTGATAGTGTTGCCCATGCCCGAGTTCGATTTGATACTTGAGATGGATTGGATGATGAAGAATGCTGTAGTGATCGACTTTCAACAGAGATCAGTGTTGGTCAGGCCAGAGGGAGAggaaccattttggtttgagGCTACTAGGGGTTCGAGGAGGACTCAGATTATATCTTTCATGCAAGCTAAGAAGTTGGTGCATGATGGATGTGAGGCATTCTTGGCCAGTGTATCCTTGACGGAGTTGCCAGTACGTCCAGACGTTTCAGATGTGGACTTCGTCAGGGATTTTGAAGATGTATTTCCAGGTGATGTTGCAGGCATTTCGCCTGATAGAGAATTTGAGTTCACTATCGACTTGGTACCCG AGGTAGACCCCTCCAAAGTTCAAGCAGTTAAGGAGTGGTCAGTACCTAGAAACGCATCGGTGATTCGCAGCTTTCTCGGATTAGCCGGTTATTACAGGAAGTTTATCAAGGGATTTCCATCCATTGTGGTGCCCTTGACAGCATTGACTAAGAAGAATGCTAAGTTTGTTTGGAGCCCGAATTTCCAAGAGAGCTTTGATGTGTTGAAGGAGGCACTTACGTCGGCACCAGTGTTAGCCATGCCATCagggcaaggtgattttgtggtttacactgatgcttccaagttgggactGGGAGCAGTCCTTATGCAGCGAGAtagagttattgcctatgcttatAGGCAGCTGAAGGAGCATGAGAAGAATTATCCTACTcacgatttggagttggcagcagtgatTTTTGCTCTtaagatctggaggcactatctctaTGGAGAAAAGTGTAAGATATTCACGGActacaagagcctcaa AGTTGCTCAAGCAGTTGATGAGCAGTTGAGTAAGTGGAGACAAAGAGCTTACGAGAGAGACAGTGGGTTGTATTCAGTGTTTGATGGTATTGTGAGGTTTAGAGGTCGACTTTGGGTgcccgcag TGAGAAGTTCGAATGCTATTTGGATTATTGTcgaccgtctcactaagtcggcgcACTTTTTGCCAGTAAGGACAAATTTCTCTATGACTCAGTatgcggagttgtatatccgggagatagtcaggCTACATGGTATCCCTGTTTCCATAGTGTCTAATAGAGATTCGCAGTTTACTTCGTCtctttggaagagtcttcactCAGCTTTGGGGATGAAGCTTTTGTTTAGCACTGCCTTTCACCCCCAGACGGATGGACAGtccgagagggtgatccagattctagaggatcttttgagagccTGCGTCTTGGACTTTCATGATAGTTGGGAGTCGAGTTTACCATTGGTGGAATTTGCttataacaacagctatcaggcAAACATTGGTATGGCGCCTTACGAGGCACTCTATGGGATACCGTGTAGATCACCGATATTATGGACCAAGATTGGTGAGAGGTCAGAGTTGGGGCCCGAAATTGTTCAGCAGACTGCCAAAGTTGTGGCCAAGATCCGTGACAGGATGGGGACTGCACAGAGCAGACAGAAGAGTAATGCTGATCataggaggagagacttggagttctcggtgggaGATAATGTGTTTGTCTGA